TGTTGATCTTGTGCGCTGTCTTTATCGGCCCGATGCTGGCGATCCCGCATCCGGCGTATCTGATCACTGTGGGTGGCGTCATCATGGCCGCAGGGCTGGTGGTGCTGGTCCGTTTCCTGCGGGCCTATCCGCGCGCGGATCTTCCTGTGACCGGGAGGGGAAGCCATGCCGGATAACACGTCGTTTACGAATATCGATCTGGAAGCACTCGAGCGCGGTGTCTGGCAATCCACGTTTCAGGATGGTCTGTGGGATCTTTTCATCGGTGTCTTCGCACTGGGATTCGCCGTCACTCCCTTGATCAACGACGTGCTGCACTCCGACTTCTGGAGTACCTTTAGTTACCTACCTGTAAATCTAGGGGCGCTGCTATTGCTTTTTCTGGGTAAGCGCTATATCACTGCACCCCGTATAGGTCGGGTGCGATACCGATCAGCCCGGAGGCGCAGATTGACAGCGCTGTCATTGATCAACGTCGTCATCTTTCTTATTGGTGGCGTTGTAGGAGCGATCGCCGCAGTTGGAGGTCGGTCGTCCATGACCGCGATTCATCCCTATTTTTTCGGATTGGTAATCCTGGCTGTTTTCAGCCTCTGTGCCTATCTGCTGAATGTGCAACGCTTCTATATCTACGGCATCCTGTTGGTCACCCCGCTTCTGATCGGTGAGGCTTCGTTTCTGAAAGGCTGGAAGGTCATAGCTTTCCATCACGGTTTTCCGGTCACCTTCGGGCTCTCGGCCTTAATCATCATTACTACAGGGATTACGCTGCTTGTCCGCTTTATAGAAGCGACGCCAGTTCCTGTTGAGGAGCCTATAGATGCCCCGCAATGAAGCCAGGAGCGCAGAGCTGCAATCCCTGACGGACATCGATAAGCTGGTGCACGAGCCGGCACGGCTGATGGTTCTGGCCTATCTGTACGTGGTGGAGAGCGCCGACTTCGTGTTCCTGATCCGCCAGACAGGGCTCACTTGGGGCAACCTCTCGTCGCACATCAGCAAGTTGGAGGCGGCTGGGTACGTGGAGGTCCAGAAGGAGTTTGTGGACAAGAAACCCCACACCATGCTGCGGATCACCGCTGCAGGGCGCCGTGCTTTCCAGGAATATCGGCGCACCATGCAGCAGGTGCTGGTAGACCTGCCGGGATGAGGAGTCACGGGAACGGCCATGCTCTTGACACCACCGTCGAGGACTGGTAACTTAAAAAGAAAGTGATTCGTCCGGCGTAGCTCAATGGTAGAGCGGGTGGCTGTTAACCACTAGGTTGGGGGTTCGAGTCCCTCCGCCGGAGCTTGTTCTTAACATACGTCCTACACTCCCCTTCACATGATCGCAGCTACATTGGGCAAACAGACAATCTAGATACCCGGCTCTCCAGGCATAACGCCGGACTTGTTAGGTCCACCAAGGCTTTCAGGCCATGGGAATTGCTTCATATTGAGAAATACTCATCAAGAGCTGAAGCGATGAGGCGTGAAAGGGAATTGAAGTCTCATAAAGGGAGAGATTGGATCAGGACTGAGTTGCTCAGTGGTAGAGTCCGGCCAGGCAACGGC
The nucleotide sequence above comes from Candidatus Neomarinimicrobiota bacterium. Encoded proteins:
- a CDS encoding winged helix-turn-helix domain-containing protein, coding for MPRNEARSAELQSLTDIDKLVHEPARLMVLAYLYVVESADFVFLIRQTGLTWGNLSSHISKLEAAGYVEVQKEFVDKKPHTMLRITAAGRRAFQEYRRTMQQVLVDLPG
- a CDS encoding GIY-YIG nuclease family protein translates to MFLTYVLHSPSHDRSYIGQTDNLDTRLSRHNAGLVRSTKAFRPWELLHIEKYSSRAEAMRRERELKSHKGRDWIRTELLSGRVRPGNGPALDGQRPD